A single window of Cytobacillus dafuensis DNA harbors:
- a CDS encoding alpha-amylase family glycosyl hydrolase, with product MKKRVWTLILIPLLLFYALPVGAVEKEDRKWQDESIYFLMVDRFNNGDFKNDFHVNVKDPKSFHGGDFQGIIEKLDYIKDMGFTTILLTPVFDNEDKGYHGYWVKDFYNTEEHFGTIDDFKKLVQEAHKKDMKVMLNFPLSHVGPNHSWMKEADKKDWFNNQEGNQLTDSGQPIVKDWLEGLPKLNQENQELKNYLIDAAKWWISETNIDGYYIDSVDQVSKNFMTDFVKEVKAAKDNFYLLGEVSSHDPQRIAEYQGTGMDGFIDYPLTASLRPAFDQVDKSLVEMNKQKEDLLSTYKNPYLMGSSMDNLNTVRFTHDTVEKNQHPGPRWKLALTYLYTTPGIPVVYYGSEIALEGGVGADNHRQMDFRTDKDLIDYITKLGELRNNFPSLTRGEMKWLANEDGVTVYKRTFENETTVIAINNTSESQNISINADQLEDDKELRGLLTNDLVKSKDGHYDLILDREEAEVYVLSQKSGINIPYVTATIIVYGAFIVFIFMVWRRSKRKRAQEE from the coding sequence ATGAAAAAAAGAGTATGGACTCTGATCTTAATCCCGTTGCTTCTTTTTTACGCCCTACCTGTAGGTGCTGTCGAAAAAGAAGATCGAAAATGGCAAGATGAATCCATCTATTTTTTAATGGTGGATCGCTTTAATAATGGGGATTTCAAAAATGATTTTCATGTTAATGTAAAAGATCCGAAAAGCTTTCACGGCGGTGATTTTCAAGGGATTATCGAAAAACTAGATTATATTAAGGATATGGGCTTTACAACCATTTTGCTGACACCTGTATTTGATAATGAAGATAAAGGGTACCATGGCTACTGGGTTAAAGACTTCTATAATACGGAAGAACATTTTGGAACAATAGATGATTTTAAAAAGCTCGTTCAGGAAGCCCATAAAAAAGATATGAAAGTGATGTTGAATTTTCCTCTTAGTCATGTTGGCCCAAATCATTCATGGATGAAGGAAGCTGACAAGAAGGATTGGTTCAATAATCAAGAGGGAAATCAACTAACAGATAGCGGTCAGCCCATTGTAAAGGATTGGTTAGAAGGTCTCCCTAAATTGAATCAAGAAAATCAGGAGCTTAAGAATTATTTAATTGATGCTGCAAAGTGGTGGATTTCCGAAACAAATATTGATGGTTATTATATAGATTCAGTTGATCAAGTATCCAAAAATTTTATGACTGATTTTGTCAAAGAGGTAAAAGCTGCAAAGGATAACTTCTATCTCCTAGGAGAAGTAAGCTCTCATGATCCTCAGAGGATTGCAGAATATCAAGGAACAGGAATGGATGGATTTATTGATTATCCTCTTACAGCATCATTAAGACCAGCTTTTGATCAAGTAGACAAATCTTTAGTTGAGATGAATAAGCAAAAAGAAGACTTGCTATCTACATATAAAAATCCATATTTAATGGGATCATCCATGGATAATCTCAATACAGTCCGCTTTACACATGATACAGTTGAGAAGAATCAACATCCAGGGCCAAGGTGGAAGCTAGCCTTAACTTATTTGTATACGACACCGGGAATTCCAGTTGTATACTATGGCAGTGAAATTGCATTAGAAGGCGGTGTGGGAGCAGATAATCATCGACAGATGGATTTCAGAACGGATAAGGACCTCATTGACTATATTACCAAACTTGGTGAACTGCGGAATAATTTCCCAAGCTTAACTAGGGGAGAAATGAAGTGGCTAGCTAATGAAGACGGTGTAACTGTTTATAAAAGAACATTTGAAAATGAAACCACTGTGATTGCAATTAATAATACGTCTGAGTCGCAAAATATTTCAATCAATGCTGATCAATTAGAAGATGATAAAGAGCTTCGGGGATTATTAACGAATGACCTTGTCAAAAGCAAAGATGGTCATTATGATCTTATTCTTGACAGGGAAGAAGCTGAGGTTTATGTTTTATCTCAAAAATCAGGTATCAATATCCCATATGTTACTGCTACAATTATCGTTTATGGAGCCTTTATTGTGTTTATTTTCATGGTTTGGAGAAGATCAAAAAGGAAGAGAGCGCAGGAAGAATAA
- a CDS encoding YajQ family cyclic di-GMP-binding protein codes for MSKESSFDIVSKVDFSEVTNAINIAMKEIQTRYDFKGSKSNASLDKEELVLISDDEYKLGQLKDVLISKMIRRGIPIKNLDYGKIEGASGGTVRQRAKIAQGIDKEDAKKINTLIKNSGLKVKSQVQDDQIRVTGKNRDDLQKIIAAVKEADLNVEVQFVNYR; via the coding sequence ATGTCTAAAGAAAGCTCATTTGATATTGTATCCAAAGTTGATTTTTCTGAGGTTACAAATGCAATTAACATAGCAATGAAGGAGATTCAAACTCGCTATGATTTCAAAGGAAGCAAGAGCAATGCTTCTCTTGATAAAGAGGAACTCGTGCTTATATCTGATGATGAGTATAAGCTCGGCCAGCTTAAAGATGTCCTAATTAGCAAAATGATTAGAAGGGGCATTCCAATAAAGAATCTGGACTATGGTAAAATCGAAGGAGCATCTGGTGGAACAGTTCGCCAAAGAGCAAAAATTGCACAAGGAATCGATAAAGAAGATGCAAAAAAAATCAATACCCTTATTAAAAACAGCGGTTTAAAGGTTAAAAGCCAGGTTCAGGATGACCAAATTCGTGTCACTGGCAAAAACCGTGATGATCTTCAAAAAATCATTGCAGCCGTAAAAGAAGCAGACCTCAACGTTGAAGTGCAATTTGTAAATTATCGATAG
- a CDS encoding CvfB family protein codes for MALNEFIGRSVQLKTERLADFGYFLTDGNEDVLLHKNDTDMHLEEGQEVEVFLYTDSKGRVAATTQIPEITTDSYGWAKVSDVKPGIGVFLNIGINKDMLLGEEDLPVHRSVWPIEGDMLYITLRVNKNNRIYVKLATDPIIEEISEKATRKDFNKNIHGYIYRTAKVGSWLYSAEGYKGFIHESQRKTEPRLGEKVEGRIIDIKEDGTINVSMSPRKHEALDQDSEVILSYLASRNGAMPYGDKSTPEDIMDRFQLSKASFKRALGRLMKDGKIYQEEGWTYIK; via the coding sequence ATGGCTTTAAATGAATTTATTGGCCGTTCAGTTCAATTAAAGACTGAAAGACTTGCAGATTTTGGCTATTTTTTGACTGACGGCAATGAGGATGTTTTATTGCACAAAAACGATACAGATATGCATTTAGAGGAAGGGCAGGAAGTTGAGGTATTTCTTTATACGGATTCGAAGGGGCGAGTAGCCGCCACAACTCAAATTCCCGAAATAACAACGGACTCCTATGGATGGGCAAAGGTTAGTGATGTGAAGCCTGGAATAGGTGTATTTTTGAATATTGGTATTAATAAGGACATGCTGCTAGGAGAAGAAGATCTCCCTGTACATCGTTCTGTCTGGCCAATCGAGGGAGATATGCTTTACATTACCCTAAGAGTAAATAAAAACAATCGAATATATGTTAAATTAGCTACTGATCCTATTATTGAAGAAATTTCTGAAAAAGCAACAAGAAAAGATTTTAATAAAAATATTCATGGTTACATATATCGAACTGCTAAGGTCGGAAGCTGGTTATATTCAGCAGAAGGTTATAAGGGATTTATTCATGAATCTCAGAGGAAAACTGAACCACGTCTCGGTGAAAAAGTAGAAGGCAGAATCATTGATATTAAAGAAGATGGAACCATCAATGTTTCAATGTCACCTAGAAAACATGAAGCACTTGATCAGGATTCGGAAGTTATACTATCCTATTTGGCTTCACGTAACGGGGCTATGCCTTATGGAGATAAAAGTACGCCAGAAGATATAATGGATCGTTTTCAACTAAGTAAGGCATCATTCAAAC